CCTGAACATAAGGAGGATTTCAAAAGGTACGCTGTTGAAAGATTTGGGAAAAAAGGGTTGACTGAGCAGGAAGGGTTTATAAAAATGAACCTTCTTGAACCTGTTAATTTCCCTCCGACAAAAGAAAACAATACATTTATTATAGAAACCTACTGGGAAAGTATGGATATGTTCAAAAAATATACAGAGAGCGAGGCTTTTAGAAGGGCACATCAAAATCCTCCTCCAATGGAATGGTTTGAAGGACACCCAGCTGTGGAAATTTATGAAGTAATAAAGGAGATGTAGCTGTGAATTATATTGAGGCTACATATCTTCTCAGCTCAGAAAAAAAGTTTGATCCTGAAGTAAAAATAAAAGATTACATTAAAAAAATTTTTGGAGATATAAAACACCTGCCGGAAGTTGCTGATGTGGACAGCTTTTATGATTCTGATCTGAAGATTCACAAAGCTCTTGTGAAGATAAAATACCCTGTTATTCTTTTTAGACACGATATGAGCAGCGTGCTGTCTATTTTATACGGCGAGATAGTCGTTCCTGAAAATATAAAATTGATCAATCT
This window of the Persephonella sp. genome carries:
- a CDS encoding antibiotic biosynthesis monooxygenase, whose protein sequence is MIVVMTKFRIKPEHKEDFKRYAVERFGKKGLTEQEGFIKMNLLEPVNFPPTKENNTFIIETYWESMDMFKKYTESEAFRRAHQNPPPMEWFEGHPAVEIYEVIKEM